A DNA window from Cyanobacteriota bacterium contains the following coding sequences:
- a CDS encoding Hsp20/alpha crystallin family protein — MALIRWEPFREITALQREMNRLFDAISTETTQSTSFVPAAEMHETPDAVELRVELPGMDAKDLDIQVTAESVSIAGERRSEKRSEEDGYVRTEFRYGKFQRVIPLPVRVQNQSVKADYKDGILQLYLPKAEEEKSKIVKVNLSQSA; from the coding sequence ATGGCTCTTATTCGTTGGGAACCGTTCCGTGAAATCACTGCCCTTCAGCGGGAAATGAATCGGCTATTTGATGCTATAAGCACCGAAACAACTCAATCTACATCCTTTGTACCTGCTGCTGAAATGCACGAAACTCCAGATGCAGTGGAACTGCGCGTTGAATTGCCAGGGATGGATGCTAAAGATCTCGATATTCAAGTGACAGCAGAGTCTGTATCCATTGCTGGTGAGCGTCGTTCTGAAAAGCGCTCTGAAGAAGATGGTTATGTCCGCACTGAGTTTCGCTATGGCAAGTTCCAGCGGGTTATTCCCTTGCCGGTGCGTGTTCAGAATCAGTCTGTGAAAGCTGACTACAAGGACGGCATTCTGCAATTGTACTTGCCCAAGGCCGAAGAGGAAAAGAGCAAGATTGTGAAGGTCAATCTTAGTCAGTCAGCCTAA